The genomic DNA CAAGCGCGATAAAGCTCAGTTGAAAGAGCGGGTGTTTGAGCTGCTCGAGCAAGTGGGCCTGACTCCGGCCAAAGAAACGGCGGAGAAATTCCCCCATCAGTTGTCGGGCGGTCAACGTCAGAGGATAAACCTAGCGCGTAACATCGCCGTGGGTGCGGAAGTGGTACTCGCCGACGAGCCGACCTCGATGCTGGATGTGTCGATTCGTGCCGGTGTACTTAACCTCATGGAAGAGATGAAAGTGGAGAAGCAAATGTCGCTGCTCTACATCACCCATGATATCGCCACCGCGCGCTACATTGCCGAAGACTTGGCGGTGATGTACGTCGGCCATATGGTCGAATGGGGAGACACCGAAGAGATTATTCACCATCCCCAACACCCTTATACCCAGTTGTTGGTCTCGGCCGTGCCCGACCCCAGCAAATCGATTCACGAAGAATTAAAGGGCAACAAGGGTGAGATCCCCCTATGGACACCGGATTCGGTCGGCTGCCCTTTTGCTGGCCGCTGCCCGCATGCGACGACCAAATGCACTGAGCAGTTACCCGGCGTGACCAAGCTCGCCGACAACCACTATGTGCGCTGCTATTTGTACGAGCAATAGCGACCAATAAGGATACCATCATGCAAGTGCTGACCAATCACATTGGCTACTCGTTACGCGGTGATAAATACGCGGTGATCGTCAGTGACAGCGACCGCCTCACCGGCACGCCCGTGGCACTGATTTCTCTGCCTCCTCTTAAGGGGACAGGCACATTTAATACTGCCGATAAAACTACCTCCCCTTCTGGGGACAGACACTTTAACGATGCCGCAAAAGATGCAAAAAAAAGTACCGGGACAGACACAGTATCACTCGATAACGTGGTCGCGCAGTTTGAATTACACCAAGGAACACAGTTAAACAACTGGCAGCTGGGCACGGCTTATACCCTCGATTTTTCTGCCTTTGCACATCGCGGACGCTATCAACTCGTGCTGTTAACAGACACACCGGTATATTCCCATCCGTTTGAGATAACCGATAATTGCCTGTTTCACACCACGTTTTCCGACCTGCTCCATTACTTTAAATCGCAGCGATGTAGCGGTATTTACGAACACGCGGATCAGCGCGCCAAGGTATTTGGCTCTGATGAACGCATGGATGTGTCCGGCGGTTGGTACGATGCCTCTGGCGATGTGAGCAAATACCTGAGCCACCTTTCCTATGCCAATTACTTCAATCCGCAACAGATCCCTCTGTTGGCTTGGGGGCTGGCCGATCTTGCCAGCCAGTTTAGCGCGGACACGCTGCCCGCGTTTGTGCGTACGCGATTAGCCGATGAAGCGAAACACGGCGCCGATTTTCTTCTCCGTATGCAACACCCCAGTGGCTTTTTTTATATGACGGTGTTTGATCAATGGTCGAAAGACCCGGAGCGCCGCACCCTTTGCGCTTACGCGACGCAAGATGGCGTGATGAGTGAGGCTTACCAAGCCGGTTTTCGTCAAGGCGGCGGCATGGCGATTACAGCCCTTGCCGCTGCAAGCCGAGCCCCGCTTTACGCGGAGCCAGACCAACAAACACGCTATTTAGACGCCGCCATTCGCGGCTACTGGCATTTGGTTGAGCATAACCATCGTTACCTCGATGATGGCAAGCCCAACATTATTGACGAAACCTGCGCCCTTCTCGCTGCATGCGAGTTACATCACGCCACTCGACAATCTACCGAGGAGCAATCTACCGGGGACAGTCACGCTTATTTAATGGGACAGGCACCTTTAGGTTCTGGGGACAGACACATTAGTGCGAACGGTGACTGTCCCTTCTTGAGCGAGGCTCGAGGCTGGATGACAAAGCTGGTCGCACGGCAACGCAGTGATGAAACTTGCCAGTACTATTGGTCAGCAAATGCTGATGGGAGCCGCCCCTTTTACCATGCCGCCGATGCGGGTCTGCCCGGCTTAGCATTAATTCGCTATCTCGATGTGGAAACCGACCCCAGCCATCAAGCTATCGCACAAACAGCCCTGGAACGCGCCTGCCAGTTTGAGCTCAACCTAACACAAACCGCCGATAATCCATTCGCGTATCCGCGTCAGTACGTTAAACCCGTCGAGGGCGTCAAACAGGTGCGTCATTTTATTCCTCACCACACTGAAACCGGCTATTGGTGGCAAGGCGAGAATGCACGCTTGGGGTCACTGGCAACCTTTGCGTGTCATGCCACACGCCATATTCATGACGATACGCTGAATACTGCCCTCCAGACCTTTAGCCAACGAGCGCTTAATTGGATCCTCGGTTTAAACCCATTTGATATCTGTATGCTCGATGGACATGGCCACAACAACCCAGATTACCTACCGCACTTGGGCTTTTTTAATGCCAAAGGGGGGATCTGCAATGGCATTACCTCAGGAATGGAGGATGAAACACAGATTGCATTCAACCCCGCGCCATATTGCGATGATATGGCGCAAAACTGGCGATGGGGCGAGCAGTGGTTGCCACATGCAAGCTGGTTTATGCTCGCCATCAGTGCGCAAACACTGATTGGCAACGACCACTCGAACAAGGAGAACGCGTGATGACTTACCGCCTCGATCTTAGTGTGATCAACGAGTATCCCAATGATACCCCGCCGCGCAGCCGAATGGGGTTAACCTTGCATAACCTCACCGACCGTTCGTTGGAAGCGCTGTCCATTGCGGTACTGTTTGATCGCTTCATCAACCCCAATACCCTGTCACAAGGCAGTATTGAGCA from Salinivibrio kushneri includes the following:
- a CDS encoding glycoside hydrolase family 9 protein, yielding MQVLTNHIGYSLRGDKYAVIVSDSDRLTGTPVALISLPPLKGTGTFNTADKTTSPSGDRHFNDAAKDAKKSTGTDTVSLDNVVAQFELHQGTQLNNWQLGTAYTLDFSAFAHRGRYQLVLLTDTPVYSHPFEITDNCLFHTTFSDLLHYFKSQRCSGIYEHADQRAKVFGSDERMDVSGGWYDASGDVSKYLSHLSYANYFNPQQIPLLAWGLADLASQFSADTLPAFVRTRLADEAKHGADFLLRMQHPSGFFYMTVFDQWSKDPERRTLCAYATQDGVMSEAYQAGFRQGGGMAITALAAASRAPLYAEPDQQTRYLDAAIRGYWHLVEHNHRYLDDGKPNIIDETCALLAACELHHATRQSTEEQSTGDSHAYLMGQAPLGSGDRHISANGDCPFLSEARGWMTKLVARQRSDETCQYYWSANADGSRPFYHAADAGLPGLALIRYLDVETDPSHQAIAQTALERACQFELNLTQTADNPFAYPRQYVKPVEGVKQVRHFIPHHTETGYWWQGENARLGSLATFACHATRHIHDDTLNTALQTFSQRALNWILGLNPFDICMLDGHGHNNPDYLPHLGFFNAKGGICNGITSGMEDETQIAFNPAPYCDDMAQNWRWGEQWLPHASWFMLAISAQTLIGNDHSNKENA
- a CDS encoding ABC transporter ATP-binding protein is translated as MSTGFGELLVEGKNVVKDFPINSHALKQPMMRAINDVSFKMYKGRGLAVVGESGSGKSTTAKMIAKMYAPTDGCIEYRGRDITTIKKRDELMRYREGLQMVWQDPFGSLNPTHNVFHHIARPLLIHKKVAKRDKAQLKERVFELLEQVGLTPAKETAEKFPHQLSGGQRQRINLARNIAVGAEVVLADEPTSMLDVSIRAGVLNLMEEMKVEKQMSLLYITHDIATARYIAEDLAVMYVGHMVEWGDTEEIIHHPQHPYTQLLVSAVPDPSKSIHEELKGNKGEIPLWTPDSVGCPFAGRCPHATTKCTEQLPGVTKLADNHYVRCYLYEQ